Proteins encoded in a region of the Petrotoga olearia DSM 13574 genome:
- a CDS encoding RNA polymerase sigma factor: MTEEKFIEDLKKNDSDAFKKLYEEYAPKIYGVLKNYVNHDEIEDALQEVFIRIIKGINGFKGLSKLSTWIYRIAVNVGKNYSRKYQRSKETSVDFEDETDQNPNIQAISNTNVKNEVLEELDYQMILNIMEKLDKEERLLIKLRDIDGMSYNEIAEIMEIPLGTVKSKLHYARKKLRQFIEEANLV; encoded by the coding sequence ATGACAGAGGAAAAATTCATTGAAGATCTTAAAAAAAATGATTCCGATGCGTTTAAAAAATTATACGAAGAGTATGCGCCAAAAATTTATGGGGTTTTAAAAAATTACGTTAACCATGATGAAATAGAAGATGCACTTCAAGAGGTGTTTATAAGAATTATTAAAGGGATAAATGGATTTAAAGGCCTTTCCAAATTGTCTACTTGGATTTACAGAATAGCTGTCAATGTGGGAAAAAATTATTCTCGCAAATATCAACGAAGCAAAGAAACTTCTGTGGATTTTGAAGATGAAACCGATCAAAATCCTAATATACAAGCAATCTCCAATACAAATGTAAAAAATGAAGTACTAGAAGAGCTTGATTACCAAATGATTTTAAATATAATGGAAAAACTAGACAAGGAAGAAAGACTACTGATTAAGTTAAGAGATATCGATGGTATGAGTTACAATGAAATTGCTGAGATAATGGAAATCCCTTTAGGGACTGTAAAAAGTAAGCTGCATTATGCGAGAAAAAAATTGCGACAATTCATAGAGGAGGCCAACTTAGTATGA
- a CDS encoding Glu/Leu/Phe/Val family dehydrogenase: MEETKKVSLFDNAVKQFDRAARIMELDRNLREVLIKPKRELTVNFPVRMDDGSIKVFTGYRVQHNVSRGPAKGGIRYHPNVTLDEVKALAFWMTWKSAVVDIPYGGAKGGVTVDPFKLSDSELERLSRRFFSEIQIIIGEEKDIPAPDVNTDGQIMSWWMDTYSMNIGHTTLGIVTGKPLEIGGSEGRTEATGRGVNICIEEAVKYLRDKGKLNKKDEEITVAIQGFGNVGSYLALTLTEETKFKLVAISDYSGGFYKESGFTSEEIRKLMDRTRGRKALLLDVNEEGYKEITNEELLKLDVDVFAPCALENAVNEDNADEIRAKLIVEGANGPLTPEADEILLSKNVFIVPDFLANAGGVTVSYFEWVQGLQWNFWELEDIRKALHKKMKNAFCDVAQTMEKYEVDMRTAAYVRAIERVANATKLRGIYP; the protein is encoded by the coding sequence ATGGAGGAAACAAAGAAAGTAAGCTTATTCGATAACGCAGTTAAGCAATTTGACAGAGCCGCTAGAATCATGGAATTAGATAGAAATTTAAGAGAAGTATTGATCAAACCAAAAAGAGAACTTACTGTTAATTTCCCAGTACGCATGGATGATGGGTCAATCAAAGTTTTTACAGGTTATAGGGTACAACACAATGTTTCGAGGGGTCCAGCAAAAGGTGGAATTAGGTACCATCCAAATGTTACATTAGATGAAGTTAAAGCCTTAGCCTTTTGGATGACTTGGAAGTCTGCAGTGGTGGATATACCCTATGGTGGGGCTAAAGGCGGCGTTACCGTGGATCCGTTTAAACTTTCAGATTCTGAATTAGAGAGATTATCACGAAGATTTTTCTCTGAAATTCAAATCATAATAGGTGAAGAAAAAGATATTCCCGCCCCAGATGTAAACACTGATGGCCAAATAATGAGTTGGTGGATGGATACATATTCGATGAATATCGGACATACTACTTTAGGTATAGTCACAGGAAAGCCTTTAGAGATTGGAGGTTCTGAAGGAAGAACAGAGGCAACGGGAAGAGGAGTAAATATATGTATTGAGGAAGCTGTAAAGTATTTGAGAGATAAAGGAAAGCTAAATAAAAAAGATGAAGAAATAACCGTTGCTATTCAAGGTTTCGGTAACGTAGGTTCTTACTTAGCTTTGACCCTTACAGAAGAAACTAAATTTAAGCTAGTCGCAATATCTGATTATAGTGGTGGTTTTTATAAAGAGTCCGGTTTCACCTCAGAAGAGATTCGTAAGTTAATGGATAGAACTAGAGGTAGAAAAGCATTGTTATTGGATGTTAACGAAGAAGGTTATAAAGAGATAACGAACGAAGAATTATTGAAGCTAGATGTCGATGTTTTTGCCCCTTGTGCTTTAGAAAATGCAGTGAATGAAGATAATGCAGATGAAATAAGAGCAAAACTCATTGTTGAAGGAGCTAACGGGCCATTAACTCCAGAAGCCGACGAGATATTATTGTCTAAAAATGTCTTCATAGTACCGGATTTCTTGGCAAATGCTGGTGGAGTAACAGTTTCGTACTTTGAGTGGGTGCAAGGGCTTCAGTGGAATTTTTGGGAACTTGAAGATATCAGAAAGGCCCTTCATAAAAAGATGAAGAATGCATTTTGTGATGTTGCTCAAACGATGGAAAAGTATGAAGTTGATATGCGAACTGCTGCTTATGTGAGAGCCATCGAAC